The following is a genomic window from Episyrphus balteatus chromosome 1, idEpiBalt1.1, whole genome shotgun sequence.
ccaaaatttgGTATTTTGAAAAGATTCACATTTATTCATCTGACTTTATGGATGGTTTATATTGTTTCGGTTATGGCCATTATTGCATTTTGGGATGAAATGACTATAATCGAATCATTTGACAACTTAATAGTCTATTTGATTCCAAATTTTATAATTGGAATATCAATGATACAATATTATAtacttttgtttataatttatctTCGATGGAAATTTCTCTACAAAGCTATTcaagaatttaaacaaaaatacgaAACAGACAATCGATTAGCAAAACTCAGGATTTCTCAAGAAATTCTAGATCTTCTGCGAGGGATCTATTGCAATTTGGAAATATTTACCAAAGAAGTTAATTcaacattttcaatttcaatcttgattatatattttggttcatttatcaatttgaGTTTGAATATATTCTTCGTTTACAAGTGTATTGATGATGAAAACGTGATGgcgataactttttttctttattcatttATATGGGCTGTGATGCATATGGGGAaaatgttttgtgttttgtattttaatcaCTTAATTTTGGTTGAGGTGAAGATAAACTTAAACAACCAAAGCTTTTATGAAAGATTtataactttgttttattttagaagGATAAAATTGCTGTTgttgtgaaaaatttaaatccacttaaCTTGGAAATGGAAATAACGGTaagaattattatttatgtttgAAATTGGCAAAATTGGCGTGGTGGTAAAGAGTGTTGTACATCTCATTGCTATAGAATTCCCCAGAGAacccggaagacctctgaattttgaaagTAGActattttgaaagttacttttaatttgacaccaagaTAATCTTTCAAAGCGATGAGATGGACTGTGAACTTTACCAAACCAATCGACACGAATAAAATATGCACGCACACAAGTGAAAAATTAACCAAAGACAGGAAAGCACAAAAAATAGCAGTCGCCGATAAGAATAGAACTGGGATAGGAATTTTAGAACTTAGTATCTTGTTTTCTTGATCTTAGTACTATTAGGGCGTTTTAAACTCTTGGAACCAAGTTCAAAAGTTTTGTGTAGATGCACAAATAGTTCGGTAAAAAAATGAGTccttaatatttatattaagtttGATAAAAGATGATATTGAATTTaaagctctacaaaaaaggtccgCAGTCATTTTTCGGTTAATCAACTCAGTCAGATGttattcgaggtcaaatttaaatttattcttaattcAACTTTGCAATagtcaaaaatttataaatctatgtatacattatttaaaatttactaccctgtgtgaaaataatttaagaccgaaaaaaaagaattagtTGTAGTGAACATTTATCAActttttctaatgttttttggTTGGAAAACATTTTCGGTTTTTCCATCTCCAATATAAGCTGTGTTTTGGTGGTTAGCctaggatagcccaacttttattttagctatcctacgcttagaagaattagtttttactcaccacaaaaaaaaaatagtacgcatacaccacagtgaccttttttaatttataatttcgaaaaattaaatacactGGTGTGGGCATTGCatctcaaatgttatttatttaacttagaACTTTTACTGGACtatagtccatataacattcttgttaagaagcttaagaagattttttcatttcaccttaaaaaccacaatataccaatattttttcaagtgtaaatgtcattgattttttggtttgccatataagcacCTAGAAAAACTACATGCTTGGTAAAATCTATCCTAACAGTTTTCAAGAGTAAGTGACACAATGAAATTCGTGGCAGCATTTAAACCCTTTTTTGCACATTCCGAGGTTAATCAAATTTATCAGTCCTTTGAAATTATTGAACAGCATACAACAACAACTGTGCAAGTTAAATACAAAAGTCCGatttgagtgaatttttgtttgaaaggtattatcattgaataattatatcattgtaattattcaatggtattattattttttatacaaaccatctacatattaatacctttcaaacaaaacaaaaattaccaacATCGGATCAGCCAAATGCGAGTTTTTCGCCATACAAACTTAACGAActcttttatataaatttataaaaattaaaaaaaaaaaactgtttgatatACCGGAAAAGCCGATGAAGgacaaatttttgttcaatgaaaattctttttttttttttctcagaaaaactaaaaatgcagttttattgcaattttgttCAATATAACGTATGAAAAGCTTAATCAAAATAGTTCGTGTAATTCTTTGACGTCAGctcttttcttcaaaattgagACAACCCCAATACAAAAATagtacctttttatagataacCTATATTATAATAACTGTCACATGCCGCCTGGAAATCAATAAAAAGAATTATATTTTGCATATCATTGATTTTGAACTATGAACCATTCATTAATCACTGTCGTATCAATAAACATACCAAAATTAATACTATTTATCGTCTCaacaaaatattctttaaaaagttCTCTGCTAACATAGTGTAGTTTCAATAATGAACGCCTTAAGAAAGTCTTTCGCAGTTAATTTCAACCTAGAATTAAGATTATACAATGCCATTAGGCCTTATCTTgtgatttcaaaattattttgtgttaCACCGTTTGGCATCCATCCGAACAAACgattaaaatgcaaaatttgcAAGTTTTTTCTTCACATTTTGTGgtacattttaatttataactGCATTGTCGTGAGCATATATTTCGAGCAAACATACTTCAATTGGATACTCTCAGCTATTCAGCAACCACTTTTTTTATCCGAATACATAGTGTATATTTGTCATGTTCTATTCATTATGATAGCTGGTTATTACAAACGTAAAGAATTtcccaaattaattaaaaattttgtttctattgatTACAAGTTGATGAAATTTGCCATCATTCcaaattataataaacttaaaatttttgctaaGATGCATCTTGTTCTTTTGGGAATTTATGCTGTAGTTACATTtttcttgaattatttttaCCAGCAATGTCAATCTGTCGATATATTTCGGTGTCTCGGAGTGTATTTAGTTCCAAATTTAATAATTGGAATGTCAATAATGCAATATTATCAATTGATGTATGGAATTTATTTGAGATGGAAATCACTAGTTGTACTTTTACAAGATTTTCAAGACAAATACGAAACAGATATATTAGCTATAAGGGATCCTTTTAAACTTATCAACAGTTTAAGACTACTTTTTGCCAGATTGGAAATTTTTACCAAAGAAACAAATTCGATTTATTCATATTCTATATTGATGATTTATTTTGGATCTTACATCAATATTtgtgtaaatatttatttaatttatttatttgtggaTGGAGATGAAGAAATTGATCCCGATTTGATAGTGTATAGTTTGGTTTGGATAGCAATGCACGCTtcgaaaatgtatttaattttatactaCAATCAATTGATAGTATTTCAggtgaataaaattattttgcatttggatattttaattattaaattttattcatccaGAAGGAACATATTAATCGGATTCTAAATAATGTCCATCCGCATAGTGAACAAATGGAAATTACGGTAAGAAAAAGTCAGAACAAAATTCGATtgccttaagcctggtacgcagttcgagctaaattttatctcccatacaaattatcgaaaaaatttagcCGAGTTAAAATTTATCTGAGCATGTTATCGATTATTTATGTGGGGGCTAAAATTAACCTCGATCTCAGTACCAGGTTTTAGTCTtaacacacagaaaaaaaacaaggtaaaatcatcaaaaataaaCATGATTCATTATAATTTTACCAATGATTTTGctccaattttttcttttgattttaccttgtttttttttctctgtgaaaTTTTTCTACCTGAAGAAGTGAAAGTTAACTTAAAAGCAGcaagtcaatttttttacattttaaggTTTTGTTATTCGACAAAAAGAGTTCCAAGATAATCTCAGTCTGTCTACTGTCTCAGAGCCAAAAGCTTCTCGGTCGAGCGTATTTGCTCTTATGGTTGCTTAGAATGCtaaagttttcatttaaaaatttataaaagattaatttaaatttaatgttatccaaaatatgtgaaattaatttttaaaattataaaaacaatggcttcaatgtttttaaacaaaatatgccATTGAATTTCTTACACCGCCaagtaattttagaaaaaaaaaaaacaatttaaaaaatagttgtagccgttttatttaaataaattttgtatagggtGTTGCAAAAGTAATGGttaaaacgaaatatgctgatcgACCAATTTAAGAGCTCACAGAATTTGGTAAATTTtgtatcccaaatccttacgattttcgattaaatgcatctttctctgaaaaaccctgttttatggaattaaaatttgtaatatACCTAAATATCTTTCGTTTTAACTTCAAGTTTTAACACTTTTATATCTTTAAAATGATAAACCAGCGCcaaaccatacaaatttttctaaaGAAGTTGCTCTCaaatataagtaaaaaattgatttttattaaaactttaacTTATTTGTAGCTtaatggcaaaccaaaaaaaatttaatttatcctAATTTATTAaccaatgttttagtaaaaaatttgtaaaaatttgtttttgagtagttaaattttcaactaaaataagtctgaagttagcggataAAATCAgaaatgatttaaaataataGGTTCGACTGGCAGTTTCATAAATATATAAGACTTAAGTTAGCAGACGGAAAAAAGGATGCTGTCATTATTTTGCCTCGTTAAATGCTAATTTGATGAACAAAATTCAATATTGTAGCTCCCGTaagtaattttatatttcaatttaaagtttaaaaagttctatttcGGTTTGTTCAGGCCAGTGgagacaatttgaaaaaaaaaaatgtttgtttcttTTGCCAGTAATTGAATTGTAGCTACAAAACTAAGGattgcataaaaattttctttcgaaaagatacaaaaataaaaaaaaaaatttttttaaacttttctgcATTTGTACCGTGAACCAAAAGTTctctttttaaacttcaaatcgGAATAAAAAATTATGGAGTTCAGCTTCAATGACAAACTGTATTTCACCTTCACTGTCATCATTTGGGTCGAGGGACCCATATCCATACAAAAAAGGTCACctagataattttttcaaatcaataaaaaagGAATGGTAATCgaattatattttgtatatgtaGGTAGACAAGCATTCATTAATCACTATAACAaaccaaaattaatatttttcgtcTCAACAAGATATAATAAATAGTTTAGTTTCAACAATGTTCGCCTTAAGAAAGCCTCTCGCTGTTATTTTCAACCTAGAACCAAAGTTGTACAAAGCAATAAGACCTTATCTTgtgatttcaaaaatattttgtgttacACCATTTGGTATATATCCGAACAAACTGTTAAAATGTAAACTCTTCAAGTTTTTTCTTCACATTTTGTGGTACATTCTAATTTACAGTCTAGTTGTCGTGAGCATCTTCTTTGAGCAAACATATTTCACTTATTCACTATCAGCTATTCAAAAACCactgtttttatttgaattcacaATGTACATCTGCCATGTTCTTTTCATTATGATTGCTGGTTACTACAAACGAAGAGATTTTTCCAagtttattaaaagttttatttctatTGATTACAAGTTGATGAAATTTGACATCATTCCAAATTATAATGAACTAAGAAAATTCGCAGTGATGCATCTTGTTCTTTTGGGAATTTACGCTGTAGTTTCATTTTTCGTAAATTATTATTACGAGATATGTCAATCGGTCGATATATTTCGGTGTATCGGAGTGTATTTAGTTCCGAATTTAATAATTGGAATGTCAATTATGCAATATTATCAATTGATGTATGGAATTTATTTAAGATGGAAATCACTAGTTGAACTTTTACAAGGTTTTCAAGACAAATACGAAACAGACATATTAGCTATAAAGGATCCATTTAAGCTTATAAACAGTTTGAGACTACTTTTTGCCAGATTAGaaatatttaccaaaaaaacaaattcgatTTATTCATATTCTATATTGATGATTTATTTTGGATCTTACATCGGTTTAAGtgtgaatatttattttatttacacaTATTTCGATGAAGATAAAGAAATTGATGTCGATTTGTTGTTGTATGGTATAACTTGGATAGCAATGAATGgttccaaaatttatttaattttgtattacaaTCAATTGATAGTATTTCAggtgaataaataataaatatttggtatttgcatattttaataatatattttaatttatcagAAGGACCATATTAATCGCATTCTAAGTAATGTCAATCCACATAGTGAACAAATGGAAATTACGGTAAGGAAAAgtgaatatttaaataataggAACAGAATTAAATTAGCGTCGTAATAACCCTATTTGCTGCCAATggcttttttttgcataaaaagagtgccaaattggatttttttaactttttcgtcAATATTTGTATATTAATATTTAGCTTGATCAATTACCTATTTAACTGTCGAAGATTTGAAGACCGGAATCTTGTTATTTCTCGTGAAGAAGAAAGTTTCTGTTTTGTGGGGATTTATATACACGGTTAAAGATTTTGGTGTAGATTCTACGAATCTAAATAATATGAggcaacacaaaaattttatttaaaatttaatttcatgatTGTATACGTTTTTAAgtctaatacaaaatttattagcACAAAATTTTAAGGGATTTAGTAAATTGCTGAAGCCATTTAGTAAGTTACTTAGTTAAAAACCCGTATGTTTTCGACTTAGTATtcctaaatttaaagtttcagtttattataatgttatttctttctttttcttttttattatttttattaagtattttaagtattttcttccttacttctttaaaatgaaaaaaaaaaaaaacatttctgaaagTGATTCTGATTACTCATTATAAATATAACTATTtgaataatacagtcaaataaggagaaaaaaggggtaaatctcggaatgaatgttagtagaaattttttttgctcaatatcttccttttgccattctataacatatctcaaaagtctagaaaaatctcatgtccgcttgtcgcgatttcaaggtcaaatcgcgaaatggagattttcaaaattagcaaaaataggctatggtattatatacacatatgatacatgatttcaaggtattttttaatgctgattccaaaagatgaaaaatttggttcatctaccataacttttaaggggttttcggcagtaagtttgcaaatgttataataatatgagttgacagatgaaaaacaggtataactttttttagagacatcagattgtcttgattttagattttttggaatcagcattaaaaaataccttgaaatcatgtatcatatgtgtatataataccatagcctatttttgctaattttgaaaatctccatttcgcgatttgaccttgaaatcgcgacaagcggacatgagatttttctagacttttgatatatgttatagaatggcaaaaggaagatattgagtaaaaaaaaatttctactaacattcattccgaggttaaacccttatttgactggattagaagtgaaatcttattgctgatcaaattttgtcagtaatacatacattttacttcgaaataacacaaagcgccttcaaaatagtgcaattcacatttttttatttttgatcagAAAAAAGGTtaccaaatgcatttttctgaaCCAAAATAGTTTTATATAAGGCAGGGATAACCCTAAATCTTGGCACAAAAAGtgtatttattatttgattaaaatttgtattaaaaaaaaaaaaaaaaagagtatttaatttcaattcttaaccagataaagttataatttaggtgcgtttttaattcaaattttaaatgtttagaTTACATTTTAATGTTTAGTATTTGAAACTAAAACATTTTAAGttgtttgtatttgaaattaataagaaaattattaaaaataaaaataaaaaaaataaaatcaaaatactaaaaactaatagcttttgttttgaaaaaggccCAATTCTAAAGGTTGTACTAAAATAtacgacagaatttttaaccgtgctGAAGGACTTCTTCTTTTCCGTAAttgttttttcaatgaaaataaatcataattttaatgcaattattattttaatgtaatgtaatgtaaatgCTTTTCTGCGTTTacatttatgaataaaatattgatttgtTCGTTCTGTTTTTTAACTTCAGTTTTGTGTTGCATTCACAAAACCCTAAAGAAGTTAATCAATGTCCCTATGTAGCCCATACAAATAATTCAAAGTTGAACAAAAGAGAACATCATCTCTATTTATAGCCTTGACAAAAAATTACCCGAgtattaatttacttttatcaaaaaaaagctgaaataaAACATTAGTCAAtgtcacaaacaaaaaaaatatcaattaacaatccttttaatacatatttttcaCCTCAACCTTAGAAATCATTTAATAGTTGTCTAGTTTACTTTTAACAATGAATACCATAAGACAACCCATTCCAGTTGCTTTTAATctagaaacaaaattatacgATGCCATTTGGCCTTATCTTGTgctatcaaaaatattttgtgctaCACCTCTTGGTTTTGAGCCGAATCAACAATTAAAATGGAAATTCTGCAAGTCGTTTCTTTACATTCTGATTTGCATTGTTTTTTACGTAGCACTTGTTGTCTCCTGTTACATCGAGCATTCTTACAACATTACAGTACTTCCAACAATTCAAAAACCATTGTTTTTGAGCGAATACTTGGTGTATGTCGTCCATGTTCCTGTCATTATGATAGCTAGTTACTGGAAACGAAAAAATATTACCAAGTTTATTGAAACACTTGTATTCATCGATTGCAAATTGATGAAATTTGGCGTATTTCCAAATTATCACGAGCTTAGAAAGTTTGCTATAATGCATCTTGTATTATTGACACTCTTGGCTATAGCTtcaacaattttaaattattatttgggTCGAGGATTTAATCTGCGTTTTCTTCGTAGTGTCACAGTGTATGTAGTTCCAAATTTAATAATTGGATTTTCAATTATGCAATATTACCAACTATTGTATGGAATTTATTTGAGATTGAAGTCAATAGTTGAACTTTTGCAAGATTTCCAAGATAAATATAAAACTGACTTATCAACACTTACAGATCCATTtgatcttttaaataaattaagattGCTTCTTGCTAATTtggagttattaacaaaaaaagttaattctATTTACTCATATTCTATTGGTATAATGTATTTTGGATCTTTTTTAAGTATTAGTGTGaatctttatttaatttatcaatATTTGGAACAAGATAAACCAATTAGAATGTTGTTGATGATGTATTGTCTGACTTGGTCAGCAATGCATGCTGGgaaaatgtatttaatattACATTACAATCAATTGATATTGTCCGAGGTAAAtacaattattgttttattattgaacgaaatgatttaatttaaattaaaaataaaattagaaggAACATATCTATCTGATCCTTATTGAAGCACATCCACATAATGAAGAAATGGGAATGATGGTAAGAAGTAATAAAATTtagatcaatttcaaaaaattgaggaAGTGAGTGTAGAAGTTGTTTTccgcaaaaaaattgaatgttggaataaaacaaaaaaggttacgtatacgccatacactttttttttaaataattttaaaagctttcCTACAaacatttccaataatttttagatttgttttattttaaacacattcattttaatcttttcttttgaatttaaataaaattcacgcacgactgggtcgtattatgaaaaaaaattagagaaaattatattttgattttattaaagcaTTTTTCTGATAATgcaacaaaatacataaaatctgttttaataattaataaaacacggttttgaataattttgatCACAAAAGCAAGGGTTCTATCTGATGtcttgtatgaaaaggaatttttagaaaaaaaaaattgaaaattgaaaaaaatgatttattatatgtataaaaattttctctttttcaaatgaaagttggtatgccattttgaagaaataattaatttactttcaaaaacaaaatttcgaaatatttcactaacccaaaaaaaattggatttataaaaaattgaaataatgtttttttttgaaaattttctaaaatcttAATAGGTATCACGGttacttaaacacttttatacaaaattttttgttgaaatcgggttagtcttgtcagagatattcagaaactcaaaaacggttctatggcaggtaccgttagtatcggctcaaaaaatcaaaattgttagagccatttttgaaaaataattacttttctatttccgttatatggcaggtatgtaggtaccgttatttttggtcctaaaaaaaatttaaatttaccctCTATAGAATCACCttaaactgttaactaccatgTTTGAAGAAATTCGCTCTACTTGTTAAAGCtgtgtagctcgaggtacatacagacggACTCACATTTTTGGAATTCaacatcatcgtaatgtcatgtctg
Proteins encoded in this region:
- the LOC129907225 gene encoding putative gustatory receptor 59f, translating into MIYFGSYINICVNIYLIYLFVDGDEEIDPDLIVYSLVWIAMHASKMYLILYYNQLIVFQKEHINRILNNVHPHSEQMEITLRRFLLQLMANSRAHVVCNIMDLNLSVVKSLLVNASVLIIFLIQYDVTFEALNTHTNAPTPTV
- the LOC129912459 gene encoding putative gustatory receptor 59f, which produces MDKLNKSLGLALSLEKKLYNAIKPLLIVSQFFCVAPIGDNRLQPLKWISPKVILHISWCTLVCVYILTSIYFEYLQKKIPLRTVQKPLFFSEYFVFVCHITFLVPACYFKHKLCAQYIRTTVSIDCSLAAFGKIPKFGILKRFTFIHLTLWMVYIVSVMAIIAFWDEMTIIESFDNLIVYLIPNFIIGISMIQYYILLFIIYLRWKFLYKAIQEFKQKYETDNRLAKLRISQEILDLLRGIYCNLEIFTKEVNSTFSISILIIYFGSFINLSLNIFFVYKCIDDENVMAITFFLYSFIWAVMHMGKMFCVLYFNHLILVEKDKIAVVVKNLNPLNLEMEITVRIIIYV